Proteins found in one Anopheles aquasalis chromosome 3, idAnoAquaMG_Q_19, whole genome shotgun sequence genomic segment:
- the LOC126575717 gene encoding cell surface glycoprotein 1-like — translation MGLKLRWFRRRITFDGIPSAPERSIRRKEATSGTVIGVYRHSSHFEDYIEPVRSSYWEPPPQAIARATIRTSNPSSTSTNSPSSSSTSNGRSWPMTMNAPDSAAPPPPPTLPVPTTISSVSRSANVAAAVAVRSPVIDRKPDKIESRAESADSTRLSNGMHLETPPEPMYTPPLPPARKGLGKAKSLASLAPAVAPSMGQDFNRMPPSDESEDSDIYGYVGTAASESHLRSTQSVEVLTSISPLKRSLPSSPSASPIVVPIPRTRSTTSLTQAPPSSSPSLSSLSSTTSTVLEGEKPSPSVNKVLAASNESPSESEEPFQTIFERVQPRGKRESPPPERDDSPPATPTPPPQRKPVLVVSPTTSSAQPSPPHQPKSILKKRAPAPPPVEATSEIAFQRIPTAPPRTIRTLENAPSPKPLETPEVLNSPEKRVTATPGHDDDNDDDDDDDDFNWDFVQRHRSSIDRTVAAQTQIDPEVLRNAPAALKQPLPTSAPVNRNPLVEPIAQPRTLRGMRNQRARPQETRDWSAEPRPAAAGGQETHQGRASDSNASETSA, via the exons ATGGGCTTGAAACTGAGATGGTTTCGCCGAAGGATCACCTTCGATGGTATCCCATCAGCCCCGGAAAGAAGCATCCGCCGGAAGGAG GCCACAAGTGGAACAGTGATCGGTGTGTATCGACATAGTAGCCACTTTGAGGACTACATTGAACCGGTTCGATCTTCCTACTGGGAACCACCGCCACAAGCGATCGCACGTGCCA CTATTCGCACGAGCAATCCTTCTTCCACGTCCACAAACagtccatcgtcatcgtccaccTCCAATGGACGCTCGTGGCCGATGACAATGAACGCCCCCGAcagcgcagcaccaccaccaccaccaacgctgCCCGTCCCCACCACTATCTCTTCCGTGAGTCGATCGGCCAatgtcgccgccgccgtcgccgttcgttcgccgGTAATTGATAGAAAGCCTGATAAGATAGAGAGCCGCGCGGAGAGCGCCGACAGTACGCGGTTAAGCAATGGAATGCACCTTGAAACACCGCCCGAACCCATGTAcacgccaccattgccaccggcTAGGAAGGGTCTAGGGAAGGCCAAATCCTTGGCTAGTCTGGCACCTGCGGTGGCACCCAGCATGGGCCAAGACTTTAACCGAATGCCACCATCAGATGAGTCCGAAGATTCCGACATCTACGGGTATGTTGGGACCGCGGCAAGTGAATCACACCTTCGGTCAACGCAATCGGTTGAGGTGTTGACCAGCATCAGTCCGTTAAAAAGATCATTACCTTCTTCACCGAGCGCATCGCCCATTGTCGTGCCAATACCACGAACTAGGAGCACGACAAGCTTAACCCAAGCACCCCCTTCCTCGTCACCGTCACTGTCTTCGCTATCCTCCACCACATCGACCGTGTTGGAAGGTGAAAAGCCATCGCCAAGCGTCAACAAAGTACTGGCGGCATCCAACGAATCGCCCTCCGAATCGGAGGAACCATTCCAGACCATCTTCGAGCGGGTTCAGCCTCGAGGCAAACGGGAAAGCCCACCACCAGAACGCGACGATAGTCCTCCTGCAACACCGACACCACCTCCGCAGCGCAAACCCGTGCTCGTTGTTTCGCCAACCACTTCGTCGGCacagccatcaccaccacatcaGCCCAAATCGATCCTCAAAAAGCGTGCCCCAGCACCGCCACCCGTGGAAGCTACCTCGGAGATTGCCTTCCAACGGATACCCACTGCACCGCCACGAACGATACGCACCCTGGAAAACGCACCCTCACCAAAACCACTCGAAACTCCGGAAGTGCTAAACTCTCCAGAGAAGCGCGTAACGGCCACTCCTggccacgatgacgacaacgacgacgacgatgatgatgatgactttaATTGGGACTTTGTGCAACGGCATCGGTCGAGCATTGATCGAACCGTGGCCGCCCAAACGCAAATCGATCCGGAAGTGCTGCGGAATGCACCGGCGGCCTTAAAACAACCACTCCCGACGAGTGCCCCCGTGAACCGCAATCCTCTGGTGGAACCCATCGCGCAACCTCGAACCCTGCGCGGAATGCGTAATCAACGGGCACGACCACAAGAGACGCGGGATTGGAGTGCAGAGCCACGGCCAGCCGCCGCGGGAGGGCAGGAAACGCACCAAGGGCGTGCCAGTGATTCAAACGCTTCCGAGACGTCTGCTTAA
- the LOC126575721 gene encoding splicing factor 3A subunit 2 translates to MDFQNRAGGKTGGGGVASWSESNRDRRERLRQLALETIDLNKDPYFMKNHLGSYECKLCLTLHNNEGSYLSHTQGKKHQANLARRAAKEAKEAPWVIQPEKPRIEPKKFVKIGRPGYRVTKQRDPDNGQQSLLFQIDYPEITDGIVPRHRFMSAYEQKIEPPDRKWQYLLFAAEPYETIAFKVPSREVEKTEGKFWTHWNKNTKQFFLQFSFKLEPKIIPPPPPNMHRMPHPGRPMFNPLPPPPMGVVPAPPHM, encoded by the coding sequence ATGGACTTCCAGAACCGTGCCGGTGGCAAgaccggcggtggcggcgtcgcGTCATGGTCGGAGAGCAACCGGGACCGGCGGGAGCGGTTGCGCCAGCTGGCCCTCGAGACGATCGATCTGAACAAGGATCCGTACTTTATGAAAAACCATCTCGGGTCGTACGAGTGCAAGCTCTGCCTGACGCTGCACAACAACGAGGGCAGCTATCTGTCGCACACCCAGGGTAAGAAGCATCAGGCCAACCTGGCCCGCCGTGCTgccaaagaagcgaaagaggcACCGTGGGTCATCCAGCCGGAGAAGCCACGTATCGAGCCGAAAAAGTTCGTCAAAATCGGTCGCCCCGGTTACCGGGTGACGAAGCAGCGCGATCCGGACAATGGCCAGCAGTCGCTGCTGTTCCAAATCGACTACCCGGAAATCACCGACGGTATCGTGCCGCGGCATCGCTTCATGTCGGCGTACGAGCAAAAGATCGAACCGCCGGATCGTAAGTGGCAGTACCTGCTGTTCGCCGCGGAACCGTACGAAACGATCGCGTTCAAGGTGCCGTCCCGGGAGGTGGAAAAGACGGAAGGCAAATTCTGGACGCACTGGAACAAAAACACGAAGCAGTTCTTTTTGCAGTTCTCGTTCAAGCTGGAACCGAAAATCATTCCCCCGCCGCCACCGAACATGCACCGCATGCCGCACCCGGGGCGACCGATGTTCAATCcgcttccaccgccaccgatgggTGTTGTTCCGGCGCCGCCTCACATGTAA